A genomic region of Zea mays cultivar B73 chromosome 6, Zm-B73-REFERENCE-NAM-5.0, whole genome shotgun sequence contains the following coding sequences:
- the LOC103630188 gene encoding protein ACTIVITY OF BC1 COMPLEX KINASE 3, chloroplastic isoform X1: MAATTSTAAAAVSFSLPSPPHCRGARRRRAPSLLRAASTAAPPSPDLSIQLSPRASPPASTNGAATALGPPVSASFARDRAEDLQAEARAMARAAGATVYSPELLAARYGSRPFKVALRAGEVLSKLASFGVKVLLDERRGESSSERRRARAVELRTIFTRLGPTFVKIGQGLSTRPDLCPAEYLEELAELQEGQNARRFKKLYADKQDVLVPDIFWDYTSAKVLTMEWIEGVKLNQQAVIESQGLKVLDLVNIGIQCSLRQLLEYGYFHADPHPGNILATPEGKLAFLDFGMMSETPEDARVAIIGHVVHLVNRDYEAMARDYYALDFLEPDVDVSPIVPALKNFFDDALNATVSELNFKTIVDGLGAVLYQYPFNVPAYYALILRSLTVLEGLALYADPDFKVLAASYPYFAKRLLTDPNPYLRDALIELVFKDGKFRWNRLENLLVQGRQDREFAAKDALQPVLKLLLGPGGEELRALVVKEAVRVTEAIAIGTLVDSYNAAPSFLKPLISSGNLAEPFKFSETEQEQMMELRDQVFRVWGLLRSSNNFDPSLLQPIVQVLQEPEARVLGSRVAGGVTQRLAARLLQQLLRTPPAPGSS, translated from the exons ATGGCGGCCACCACatccacggcggcggcggcagtaTCCTTCTCCCTCCCCTCACCACCGCACTGCCGCGGGGcccggcgccgccgcgcgccttcCCTCCTCCGTGCCGCCTCCACcgccgcgcccccctcccccgaCCTCTCCATCCAGCTCTCGCCCCGCGCGTCCCCGCCCGCGTCTACCAACGGCGCCGCCACCGCGCTTGGACCCCCCGTGTCCGCCTCCTTTGCCCGTGACCGCGCCGAGGACCTGCAGGCCGAGGCCCGCGCGATGGCCCGCGCCGCTGGCGCCACAGTCTACAGTCCCGAGCTCCTCGCCGCCCGCTACGGCTCCCGCCCCTTCAAG GTGGCGCTCCgggcaggggaggtgctgtccaAGTTGGCGTCGTTCGGGGTGAAGGTCCTACTGGACGAGCGGAGAGGGGAGTCGTCATCGGAGAGGAGGCGCGCCAGGGCGGTGGAGTTGCGCACCATCTTCACTAGGCTCGGCCCAACCTTCGTCAAAATTGGACAGGGCCTGTCCACGCGCCCCGACCTCTGCCCGGCCGAGTACCTCGAGGAGCTCGCCGAGCTGCAG GAAGGCCAAAATGCAAGAAGGTTTAAGAAATTATATGCCGATAAGCAAGATGTATTAGTGCCTGATATATTTTGGGATTACACAAGTGCAAAGGTTCTAACAATGGAGTGGATTGAGGGTGTAAAATTAAACCAACAAGCAGTTATTGAAAGTCAAGGATTGAAGGTTCTGGATTTGGTCAACATTGGTATCCAGTGTAGCTTGAGACAGCTTCTGGAGTATGGTTACTTTCATGCAGACCCTCATCCTGGTAATATATTAGCAACACCTGAGGGGAAACTGGCTTTTCTTGATTTTGGCATGATGAGTGAAACACCAGAGGATGCGAGGGTAGCCATTATAGGACATGTTGTCCACTTAGTCAACAGGGACTACGAAGCAATGGCTCGTGATTATTATGCACTAGATTTCTTGGAACCCGATGTAGATGTTTCCCCGATTGTGCCTGCTCTCAAGAATTTTTTCGATGATGCACTAAATGCAACAGTGAGTGAGTTGAACTTCAAGACAATAGTTGATGGCCTAGGTGCTGTTCTCTATCAGTACCCATTCAATG TACCAGCATACTATGCATTGATACTGCGATCGCTCACCGTACTGGAAGGTTTAGCACTCTATGCTGACCCTGATTTTAAGGTGCTTGCTGCATCATACCCTTACTTTGCGAAAAGGCTACTGACTGATCCCAACCCATATCTCAGAGATGCTTTAATTGAGCTTGTATTCAAGGATGGAAAATTCAG ATGGAATAGGCTTGAAAATCTTCTTGTTCAAGGGCGCCAAGATAGGGAGTTTGCAGCCAAAGATGCACTGCAGCCTGTTCTAAAGCTTCTCCTTGGTCCTGGTGGGGAGGAATTGCGTGCGTTAGTTGTGAAAGAGGCAGTTCGTGTGACAGAAGCCATCGCCATTGGAACACTGGTCGATTCATACAATGCAGCTCCATCATTTTTGAAGCCATTAATTTCCAGCGGCAATCTAGCTGAACCCTTTAAGTTTAGTGAGACTGAACAAGAACAGATGATGGAGCTCCGAGACCAGGTTTTCAGAGTATGGGGTCTTTTGAGATCCTCAAATAACTTTGATCCGAGCCTTTTGCAGCCAATCGTTCAG GTTCTACAAGAACCAGAGGCCCGTGTCTTGGGTTCTCGTGTCGCAGGTGGTGTAACACAGCGCCTTGCGGCACGTCTGCTGCAACAGCTTCTCAGGACCCCTCCTGCTCCTGGATCTTCTTAG
- the LOC103630188 gene encoding Protein ACTIVITY OF BC1 COMPLEX KINASE 3, chloroplastic, with protein sequence MAATTSTAAAAVSFSLPSPPHCRGARRRRAPSLLRAASTAAPPSPDLSIQLSPRASPPASTNGAATALGPPVSASFARDRAEDLQAEARAMARAAGATVYSPELLAARYGSRPFKVALRAGEVLSKLASFGVKVLLDERRGESSSERRRARAVELRTIFTRLGPTFVKIGQGLSTRPDLCPAEYLEELAELQDSLPTFPDEEAFACIERELGFTLDSIYSTISPSPIAAASLGQVYKARLKYSGKLVAVKVQRPSIEKAIGLDFYLLRGLGFLINKYVDIVTSDVVALIDEFARRVFQELNYVQEGQNARRFKKLYADKQDVLVPDIFWDYTSAKVLTMEWIEGVKLNQQAVIESQGLKVLDLVNIGIQCSLRQLLEYGYFHADPHPGNILATPEGKLAFLDFGMMSETPEDARVAIIGHVVHLVNRDYEAMARDYYALDFLEPDVDVSPIVPALKNFFDDALNATVSELNFKTIVDGLGAVLYQYPFNVPAYYALILRSLTVLEGLALYADPDFKVLAASYPYFAKRLLTDPNPYLRDALIELVFKDGKFRWNRLENLLVQGRQDREFAAKDALQPVLKLLLGPGGEELRALVVKEAVRVTEAIAIGTLVDSYNAAPSFLKPLISSGNLAEPFKFSETEQEQMMELRDQVFRVWGLLRSSNNFDPSLLQPIVQVLQEPEARVLGSRVAGGVTQRLAARLLQQLLRTPPAPGSS encoded by the exons ATGGCGGCCACCACatccacggcggcggcggcagtaTCCTTCTCCCTCCCCTCACCACCGCACTGCCGCGGGGcccggcgccgccgcgcgccttcCCTCCTCCGTGCCGCCTCCACcgccgcgcccccctcccccgaCCTCTCCATCCAGCTCTCGCCCCGCGCGTCCCCGCCCGCGTCTACCAACGGCGCCGCCACCGCGCTTGGACCCCCCGTGTCCGCCTCCTTTGCCCGTGACCGCGCCGAGGACCTGCAGGCCGAGGCCCGCGCGATGGCCCGCGCCGCTGGCGCCACAGTCTACAGTCCCGAGCTCCTCGCCGCCCGCTACGGCTCCCGCCCCTTCAAG GTGGCGCTCCgggcaggggaggtgctgtccaAGTTGGCGTCGTTCGGGGTGAAGGTCCTACTGGACGAGCGGAGAGGGGAGTCGTCATCGGAGAGGAGGCGCGCCAGGGCGGTGGAGTTGCGCACCATCTTCACTAGGCTCGGCCCAACCTTCGTCAAAATTGGACAGGGCCTGTCCACGCGCCCCGACCTCTGCCCGGCCGAGTACCTCGAGGAGCTCGCCGAGCTGCAG GATTCACTTCCCACATTTCCGGATGAAGAGGCATTTGCATGTATTGAGAGAGAGCTTGGCTTCACGCTTGATTCAATCTACTCGACAATTTCACCTTCCCCCATTGCAGCGGCTAGTTTAGGTCAAGTTTATAAAGCACGGTTGAAATACTCTGGGAAGCTGGTAGCTGTGAAGGTGCAGAGACCCAGTATTGAGAAAGCCATTGGGCTTGATTTTTATCTACTTAGAGGACTTGGCTTTCTTATAAATAAGTATGTTGACATTGTAACCAGCGATGTTGTTGCCCTCATCGATGAATTTGCTCGAAGAGTTTTTCAAGAGCTTAATTATGTTCAG GAAGGCCAAAATGCAAGAAGGTTTAAGAAATTATATGCCGATAAGCAAGATGTATTAGTGCCTGATATATTTTGGGATTACACAAGTGCAAAGGTTCTAACAATGGAGTGGATTGAGGGTGTAAAATTAAACCAACAAGCAGTTATTGAAAGTCAAGGATTGAAGGTTCTGGATTTGGTCAACATTGGTATCCAGTGTAGCTTGAGACAGCTTCTGGAGTATGGTTACTTTCATGCAGACCCTCATCCTGGTAATATATTAGCAACACCTGAGGGGAAACTGGCTTTTCTTGATTTTGGCATGATGAGTGAAACACCAGAGGATGCGAGGGTAGCCATTATAGGACATGTTGTCCACTTAGTCAACAGGGACTACGAAGCAATGGCTCGTGATTATTATGCACTAGATTTCTTGGAACCCGATGTAGATGTTTCCCCGATTGTGCCTGCTCTCAAGAATTTTTTCGATGATGCACTAAATGCAACAGTGAGTGAGTTGAACTTCAAGACAATAGTTGATGGCCTAGGTGCTGTTCTCTATCAGTACCCATTCAATG TACCAGCATACTATGCATTGATACTGCGATCGCTCACCGTACTGGAAGGTTTAGCACTCTATGCTGACCCTGATTTTAAGGTGCTTGCTGCATCATACCCTTACTTTGCGAAAAGGCTACTGACTGATCCCAACCCATATCTCAGAGATGCTTTAATTGAGCTTGTATTCAAGGATGGAAAATTCAG ATGGAATAGGCTTGAAAATCTTCTTGTTCAAGGGCGCCAAGATAGGGAGTTTGCAGCCAAAGATGCACTGCAGCCTGTTCTAAAGCTTCTCCTTGGTCCTGGTGGGGAGGAATTGCGTGCGTTAGTTGTGAAAGAGGCAGTTCGTGTGACAGAAGCCATCGCCATTGGAACACTGGTCGATTCATACAATGCAGCTCCATCATTTTTGAAGCCATTAATTTCCAGCGGCAATCTAGCTGAACCCTTTAAGTTTAGTGAGACTGAACAAGAACAGATGATGGAGCTCCGAGACCAGGTTTTCAGAGTATGGGGTCTTTTGAGATCCTCAAATAACTTTGATCCGAGCCTTTTGCAGCCAATCGTTCAG GTTCTACAAGAACCAGAGGCCCGTGTCTTGGGTTCTCGTGTCGCAGGTGGTGTAACACAGCGCCTTGCGGCACGTCTGCTGCAACAGCTTCTCAGGACCCCTCCTGCTCCTGGATCTTCTTAG